The Engystomops pustulosus chromosome 7, aEngPut4.maternal, whole genome shotgun sequence DNA window TCATCAAAAAATATTGtcaggataatcccatagttgaGTTATGTACGGTATGTTTCCAGCCTTCCATCATCTCAACAAGTAGATGACTCTCGGAGCACAACCAATGGATGTAATTCAATGTTAGTCTCCCAGTACTTCCTGTTCTGTAAGACAATTGTAAACTAAAATGAAACATGCAAATTCCCTGATGGATTTCACCAATCAATTATACTGACTCTATTCAATTATGAGAACTGGCCTTATCTTCTCCGGAGAGAGCGAAATCGCTTTACGGATCTGCCTGGGCAAGCTTATCGCATCTCTCATGGGCTCTGCCAATTTGTCCATTCCAGTGCCCCTGTATTATCTTCCATTAGTGCGCTATATGAACATAGCTAGATGTAGATTTCCATAGTAATTATGTATTGTGGGCCTCTGTTTATAGTGAGAGGCTTTATGTTCTGGATGTATGAACATTTTATTTCCCCcatttgaaaaaaactaaaaaactgtaCTAATCTGAGTGAAGGAACAACTGTAAGTAGACCTTCAGATCATTGGGAGACATGTGGCTTGTAAACAAATCGAAGAGTGCCAACACCCAACCAGCTAACCCATAAGTGCCTTTTGGTACAGTACCAGCTATGGAATGGTTTTGAGGCTCCATATTTTCTTAGTCCATCCTTAAAGAAAATAGGATCAGGCTTCAGGGTTTCATCCCATGAGCCCAACTTGAAACGGGATGAGTGATCATTGGAAGCACAAAAGGTTACTATCCATCAGTGGGTTCCAAAAATAATATTGGTAGCATGGTAGCAATTGAGATTTCTCGTATGCAAAGACCAAAACCCCCCTACACATGTGGGCAGGGTTGGACTACCTCGGTATCATCCGGTAGACCTAGGTTCTAACACAATAATGGGAGCCAGAAGTCCAGCTGAAGACATAATTTGGAGGCTTTGAAAGGGTTGGTCACTTTTCAattaatctcttccattagacattcGAGAGCTTCATCCCTCTAACTGTTCTCACCATGCAGCCATCTGCATATATAAACGGCTTCCTCTCTCTTACTGATCTACGTTGTCATAACTCTCTTGCtagagctcctcctattcagcagagctcagacatgtaaataaagaatcacagagagtctgcacaaaagtaagtagcagtactgctgaatcacttgatgaacattcagcacaaggcagtaaaggcacatgggcaacttatgttaaagagtggccaaACCTTTTAGTTTCTGTTTCTTAGGGAATTGATGAAATAATTTTATCTGATGGGTTCAATATGGAATGTGGAATTCTCATGTAGAGGTGCCTATGTTATCCATTGCAACATATATGATGTGGGAATGGAGAAAAGTGGGAACTGGGAACATTAGAAAGATACCAACTTGTAGGTATAGGATATGAAAATCATCCAAGGTAAGGGTCAATTCACATGGTGCAGAATCTACCTCCAATTCATGTACATGGGAAGATGCCTGCTCTATCCATATGCCCTATTTTCCgctaaaaatataggacatgcagTAGAAAGTCCACGTCGTAAAGGTGGCTATGCAGATATTCATGTGAATATACTCTAAGGATGTTTAATGACTATTCCACTTGGCTTGAAATTTCTTTAGATTTGgtgcaaaatgtacattttttgtaatctggtTAACATAAACTACATAATAtcacaaaacaattaaaaatatatattttttcccaattttttcactttatttttccTCTCTTTCCAGGAAAAATACCTGCCTGCGGAATGTGTAGTTTCACAACAGAATAGCGCTCCTTTCTCCGCTTAGCAGATACCCCCCATCTGTTCCGGGACCACGTTACCAATGAGAGACTCAACCATGATGCATACAGAGGGCAGTGCCTTACTAAAGGCGGTGTGGCAGGGGAAATTTAGACTGACGCGCCTTTTACTGGAGGGCGGTGCCTACATCAATGAGGGCAATTCCCAGGGTGAAACCCCTTTGATGGCTGCCTGCTTAGCCAAATATGATGACCCCCAAAATAAGTCCCGAATGGTGAAATACCTTCTGGAAAACGGGGCTGACCCCAACATGCCGGACAAGATGGGTAAAACGGCTCTGATGCACGCTTGCAGCAACTTAAGCGGAGCAAGTGTGGTCTCGGTTCTGCTTGAACATGGTTCAGACCCCAGTATGAAAGACTACTCAGGCACATCTGCTCTTATGTATGCTCTCAATAAAGGTGACCGAGAAACCTTAAGGGTCCTCCTGGATGCCTGCAAAGCTCGAGGCAAAGAGGTAATCATCATAACCACAGACACTTCTCCATCCGGGACCAAAAAGACAAAACAGTATCTCAACTCTCCCCCTTCACCAGGCGTCGATGATAAGCAATCTCCATCAGTATGTATGTCTCCCTCCGACATTGACTTGAAGACCACCTTATCCCCTGCAAGTGAGAAAGAAGAAGCCCGGGATGTATTCAACTTTAATATGGGTACCAGGCTGACGTGTCCTACATCCAGTAAACTAGAAATTAAAACCTCCGACCACATCCCTACTAAAGGGAGGATGGTGAACAAAAAGCAACTAAAGAGGCTGAACTCTGAACCTTGGGGTTTGGTGGCCCCTTCAGTCTTGGCCGCGTCTCATCTTACAGTACCCGGGAAACCTTCTGTCCAAGAATCCGAAGAAAATATCATTACGGAAATAAATAACCTGTCCATTAACAAGAGACCTTTGCTGTCGAGACGCCACAGCATCGAGGGTCAGGATTCATCGTGCTTCAAAACCGGTGAGCAGTCATCTGAGGAAGACCCCTCAGGCCCGGACTCTTCATGGGCTGATAAGGTCCATCTAAGTCACTTACATCAGCCACTATCAAGACGCAACACAGCACCTGAGGCTCAGGAAACATCTACTGCTACGTTGGCTCCAAACATTGGGGCTAATCTCCGAGGTGTTCCTCATCATAAACTGACACGTATGGACCACTATGAATCCGATTCCCACCTATGTCCTGATTCTATTCCAGGTTCTCCAGATTCCGGACGTGTGTCTCTAGAACGGAGAAAATACAATGCTTCTCCTCTAACGCTCTTCACCAGTTCTTCTCGAGAATCATTAGAGAGCATTCCCAGTGCCGTCTCCCCTATGTCTGTCCGTCGTAGGACCCCCGGTCTCCTGGAAAGGAGAGGATCTGGGACTCTTCTTCTAGATCATATATCTCATACCCGACCAGGCTTCTTACCACCGCTCAACGTCAACCTCAACCCTCCAATTCCAGACATCAGATCTAACGGTAAAGCTCCGTCACCGGTTCATGGAAGTCAGAAGACGCTGATCCCGGTGGCCCCAACGTCTCCGAAACACTTTGACGCCAAAGCCAAGAAGAAACTCATAAGGAGACATTCTATGCAAACCGAACAGATCAAACAACTCGCCAGTTTCCAGAATCTTTTCACTCAAACCGAGTCTGATAATTGAAGATCACGGAAAACCAACGACATGAAACGACATCCGAAAAACCTTCTCACACCTCACCGGATCCTACAAAATCTTCAAGAAGGAGGAACAGGAAGTGGCTTCTTcaccatcacttttttttttcttgaccgatttttttttttttctcgcgaGCTTTACAAAGTTTTTTCATACACATGAGTGAATCTCGGAAAATGTAGCATTCGGAAATTTAACCATCTAGAGCGTCCgttaaataaaaattgaaaaaaaaaatacaacattcaTATTCTATTGGATCAGCAAATAATTTGACTTGGTGTTAACgaaaacctgcaaaaaaaaaaataaaaaatgaagaacTCAAACTTTACCCTATCAGTGACTTTTGGGTGGAGAGGTTCGAGGAAGGTGGTCAGCGTCGTCGGAACAATGTAAAATGATTAGTGTAtgttttatataaattatatgtaAATAATTGCAGCATAAAATGATCACGTGACTAATAATAACGAATATATTTCCAGGGTTCTAAACAGGGTCAGTCAGGATGTTCGCGAACGCGTTGACTAGATGGTGCTCTACCTTATACCCAAACCTTATCTCCTAGCGCCATCTCCTGGCAAAGTAGctggttttattatatttttaatttttttttttttttatgtcatacAGTTAGACATTTTGTATCTCGTCAGCAAAGTTTAGGAGGTTTGTTCGTCGGAGCACTTAcccgaaaaaaaaaattgtcttcatAAAAATACTGATGACTGAATGTATACTAGAggaatttttttctataaattccACACAAAAAAAGAGCTTTAGACTGGTTAAACACTCCCGGTAAAGCACACATGgagtagatataaaaaaaaaaatgaattaccatatatactcgagtataagcctagtttttcagcacaaaaaatgtgctgaaaaccccatactcggcttatactcgagtaaaaaaaatataggttttaccaggtttttgtggtaaaattaggggcctcggcttatacttgggtcggcttatactcgagtatatacagtagttttaaaaaaaattctatatgaaTGTGACGAAGGTAAATTTTATTTTGAAGAAAActggaaatacaggcggtcccctacttaagaacacatgacttacgacatacgacccctagttacaaacggacctctggattttggtaatttactgtactttagtcctaggctacaataaataataatggtgcctgtaattaagatttattgttactcctggttcttatgaccacccaacatttttaaaatccaatccaaaaattttttgactggggttacaataataaagtatatggttccgacttacatacaaactcaacttaagaacaaacttacagaacctatcttgtatgtaacccgggaactgcctgtattttcaAAGTACAAGGGAATCAACGCCCCCTAGTGGATGTTATGGGATCCTACAGCACTTTGCCCTGTCTATTCATGTATAAATAGAAATctataaatatatctatatagtTATATCTAGGACGATAGAGATTAGGGACACACAGATGTTGGTCGTGCAAGCACATATTTATGTATACATACGCGCACACATATACGCACTCAACTATTTCGAAGCAATGATATCTAATCTATTGGTTCTGTACGGCATATCTATCCATAGGGGATTTCAGGCCTGATTGCGGTGCCCATTGCGGTACCCAACGAATTGAAATTAATGTAGATATTATTGGTTAGAAGTTTCACTCTTTCTTTTGCTATGATCATTGCATGCTGATACtaggataaacaataaaaatatatatctattaatggGGGGCGGGGTCAAGTTATATGGGGGGCGGGGTcaagataaataaaataataacaatgatTGTGTATAGAATAACAATGCAATAATTATGGTGTAGCTTAGATACATGGGGAGTTTTCTCTAACTGCCGAGCTACTAATCTTTTGGGGGCCACACAAGGGGGTccgttattttatttttgtgcctTATGAATATTTTACCAAACAGTCTGAAGCTATGGCTTTGGTCCCCTTCCCCCCAATTGCTAAATTTTTCTTCAGAATGCCGGCTCATCGCAGCcgtctcacttttttttttcagaatgccGGCTCATCACAGCCGGCTCATGATATTTTTTTTAGTCATCCTTTTATTGGATTACGAAGCTGTCGGAAGGGAGTCGAATTAATGTCACGCTTGTCTCATGTCCGTCGTGCACTAAATTACCCTGACATCCTAATGGCTCTGAAGATGACTTATCAGATGGCatcattatatacaccccccatcatggGGGCTAATAATTTAATGCTCAAATTGGATCTTCAGCCACGGTTATATATTGGTTATATGTCAAGATCAAGATATATGTTTTTTAGGGTCTGGGGTCTACTGCAATTATTACTATGGATAACTAAATCTATCCAGTAAGGGGGGGGAGGGTTATAATCAGAAACCATCTCCAATAACCTAGCAGTGACCAAAACAGGCATATAAGACTAGCAAATATGAGCAAATATGATCATATGATCAAAAACAGCGCCCCCATTACCTGTAGGCTGTGGCCGGTATTGCAGTCATTCATTTATCATAGAAAAGATAGTGAGATTGGATTGGAAGGAAACAGAGTCCCAGACAGATCGGAGGAGTGTATAGCAGAGGTTGTAAATTACACATATAACGTATCAGGAGACATGCTACACACAAGGGACTATGACGTTTGGGACGGTGAGTGTCGGGATTAGTAGGTCTTCATTTCATGAGTAATCAAGCACATCGCAACTCAGGACCAGCGCAGTATAAGGAATGTCATGTGCAGGCGCTTGCAGGTATCCATACGCCTTGAATACTTTGTAGGGCCACCTTcagatttgcacatctagaggctggagattcccCCATTCTGCTTTGTACTTCTAGATGCTGATGCTGTttgttctgcaggcagcatgttatagagcaggaggagctgagcagattgtatatatcatcaaatctgcaggcagcatgttatagagcaggaggagctgagcagattgtacatagtgtcctatctgcaggcagcatgttatagagcaggaggagctgagcagattgtacatagtgtcctatctgcagccagcatgttatagagcaggagaagctgagcagattgtacatagtgtcctataagcaggcagcatgttatagagcaggaggagctgagcagattgtatatatcatcaaatctgcaggcagcatgttatagagcaggaggagctgagcagattgtacatagtgtcctatctgcaggcagcatggtatagagcaggaggagctgagcagattgtacatagtgtcctatctacaggcatcatgttatagagcaggaggagctgagcagattgtacatagtgtcctatctacaggcatcatgttatagagcaggaggagctgagcagattgtacatagtgtcctatctgcagccagcatgttatagagcaggagaagctgagcagattgtacatagtgtcctatctgctggcaacatattatggagcagggggagctgagcagattgtacatagtgtcctatctgcagccagcatgttatagagcaagaagagctgagcagattgtacagtgtcctatctgcaggcagcatgttatagagcaggaggagctgagcagattgtacatagtgtcctatctgcaggaagcatgttatagagcaggagggtctgagcagattgtacatagtgtcctatcacagacagcatgttatagagcagtaggagaagagcggattgtacatagtgtcctatgtgcaggtagcatgttatagagcaggaggagctcagcagattttacaaagtgtcctgtctgcaggcaacatattatagagcaaaaagagctgagcagattgtacatagtgtagtgtctgcaggctgcatgttatagagcaggaggagctgagcagattgtacatagtgtcctatctgcaggcagcatgttatagagcaggaggagctgagcagattgtacatagtgtcctatctgcaggcagcatgttatagagcaggaggagctgagtagattgtacacagtgtcctatctgcaggcagcatgttatagagcaggaggagctgagcagattgtacatagtgtcctatctgcaggcagcatgttatagagcaggaggagctgagtagattgtacacagtgtcctatctgcaggcagcatgttatagagcagcaggagctgagcagattatacgtagtgtcctatctgcaggcagcatgttatagagcaggaggagctgagtagattgtacatagtgtcctatctgcacgcagcatgttatagagcaggaggagctgagcagattgtacatagtgtcctatctgcacgcagcatgttatagagcaggaggagctgagcagattgtacatagtgtcctatctgcaggcagcatgctatagagcaggaggagctgagcagattgtacagagtgtcctatctgcaggcagcatgttatagagcagcaggagctgagcagattatacgtagtgtcctatctgcaggcagcatgttatagagcaggaggagctgaggtgaCGGTGCTGCAAATGCAGGAAAGGATTTGTACAATCAGAGATATAACTACAGTACGTGTGCATTCACATTGTGCAACTAAACAGCTTCAGAGAGATTTACACTGGGTGCAATTGTACCAAACCCTCCCCTGTAGGAAGTATTAGGTCTTATTCCATTCTCATCTTCCTCCATCTCGTTACACGGTCACCGGGTCTGACTGGTCCTTCTCAGACTGAATGGAGCCCGGTGACCCCTATATCCCCTATAGATCCCTGTCCTCTTGATGCCGTAAAAATCTATTTATAAATCTCAGGTGATATGAAGAGTCTGCGCGGTGCGTGTATGTGCGGCAGTGTATGTACAGACAGGTATGTgtctatattctgtgtgtaggtaggtacagtatatactgtgtgtgacatAGACAACTAAGCCCTAGGACTTACAGATGCATTTATGTCTTGTGTGCACCAGGTGGCGCCGTCGCCTCATGTTTCCAGTATAGACACTAATAGTAGTGGGGGGAAGGGGGGACGGGACGGGATATTTCAGGTTTGGGGGATATAAAGATGAAATCCCTCGCTGTCTAGGATTATATTTGCTGACTATGTAGAATATGGAGTTGTAAAATAAAGGAAGAATTAAATACTTGTACAGAGTGCACCTCTTATATGCAGAGCGTCTCTTTACTGTGcattatatacagtgatgtcacagtacagggataatacacacagtgatgtcacagtacagagataatatacacagtgatgtcacagtacagggataatacacactgtgatgtcacagtacagagataatacacacagtgatgtcacagtacagggataatacacacagtgatgtcacagtacagggataatacacacagtgatgtcacagtacagggataatacacagtgatgtcacagtactgatataatacacacagtgatgtcacagtacagggataatacacacagtgatgtcacagtacagagataatacacacagtgatgtcacagtacatggataatacacacagtgatgtcacagtactgatataatacacacagtgatgtcacagtacagggataatacacgcagtgatgtcacagtacagggataatacacacagtgatgtctcagtacagagataatacacacagtgatgtcacagtactgatataatacacacagtgatgtcacagtacagggataatacacgcagtgatgtcacagtacagggataatacacacagtgatgtcacagtacagagataatacacacagtgatgtcacagtacatggataatacacacagtgatgtcacagtacatggataatacacacagtgatgtcacagtacagagataatacacacagtgatgtcaccgtacagggataatacacacagtgatgtcacagtacagggataatacacacaatgatgtcacagtacagcgataatacacacagtgatgtcacagcgcagggataatacacacagtgatgtcacagtacagggataatacacacagtgatgtcacagtacagggataatacacacagtgatgtcacagggcaggcataatacacagtgatgtcacattataaggataatacacacagtgatgtcacagtacagggataatacacacagtgatgtaacagtacagaaataatacacatagtgatgtcacagtacagagataatacacacagtgatgtcacagtgcagggatgatatacacagtgatgtcacagtacagagataatacacattgtgatgtcacagtacagggataatacacacagtgatgtcacagtacagggataatacacacagagatgtcacagtacagggataatacacacagtgatgtcacagcacagggagaatacacacagtgatgtaacagtacagaaataatacacatagtgatgtcacagtacagagataatacacac harbors:
- the ANKRD34A gene encoding ankyrin repeat domain-containing protein 34A, which produces MRDSTMMHTEGSALLKAVWQGKFRLTRLLLEGGAYINEGNSQGETPLMAACLAKYDDPQNKSRMVKYLLENGADPNMPDKMGKTALMHACSNLSGASVVSVLLEHGSDPSMKDYSGTSALMYALNKGDRETLRVLLDACKARGKEVIIITTDTSPSGTKKTKQYLNSPPSPGVDDKQSPSVCMSPSDIDLKTTLSPASEKEEARDVFNFNMGTRLTCPTSSKLEIKTSDHIPTKGRMVNKKQLKRLNSEPWGLVAPSVLAASHLTVPGKPSVQESEENIITEINNLSINKRPLLSRRHSIEGQDSSCFKTGEQSSEEDPSGPDSSWADKVHLSHLHQPLSRRNTAPEAQETSTATLAPNIGANLRGVPHHKLTRMDHYESDSHLCPDSIPGSPDSGRVSLERRKYNASPLTLFTSSSRESLESIPSAVSPMSVRRRTPGLLERRGSGTLLLDHISHTRPGFLPPLNVNLNPPIPDIRSNGKAPSPVHGSQKTLIPVAPTSPKHFDAKAKKKLIRRHSMQTEQIKQLASFQNLFTQTESDN